The sequence TCTTCCTCATCGGCCAGTCGAACAAGGCGGCCTGGGACAACTGGGTCACCATCGGCGGCGAACCTGCGGGCGGCTCGATCTACTACGAGGTGAAGTCCGCGGCCTTCAACAAGGGCCTGGGCAACGCACCTATCCATCAGCAGTACGCCGATTTCATCTCGGGCAAGTCGGGCAAATTCATCCAGGTCGGTGTGAGCTGGAAGGACAACCCCCCGGGCTGGAACGGCGACGACGCGGTGAAGGTGCAGGCCTCGCAGGCTGCCACCGCTGCGCTGGCCAACGGCACGTATCTCTCGAACTTCGACAACCTGATCAACTACATCAACGCCCACGGCGGCACCAAGTTCCTGCTGCGCCTGGACTACGAAGTGTCGAGGGCCTTCCACTGCACGGATTCGTCCTGCTCTTCGTACAAGAACGCCTTCAACCGTATCGCCACCTACATCCGCGGCAAGAACACCGCGGCCAACGTGGCGTTCGTGTATCACCCGGTACGCGGCGAGTTCGACAAGCTCTATCCGGGTGACGCCAACGTCGATTGGATCGGTCTGTCGACCTTCAACCACGAGCTGTGCATGCCGATCTACAACCAGACGCAGTACCTCTACAACGGTACGCCTGGCGTGGGTTTCGACACCGCGGCGAACAAGTGCAAGGGCTACATCCTGGTGCGCGATGCCAATGGCAACAACAATGCGCAGCCCTACAACTTCGACTACGACTTCAACGTGCTGGCGATGGTCAAGTTCTCCAAGGATCACGGCAAGCCGATGATCTATTCGGAGTCGTCGCCGATGAACTTCCAGCAGGGCCAGAACAGCAACGGCACGGATTCGGACGCACTCGCCGCCACCTGGGCCAACCGCTACTTCGCGCTGATGAACTACAACGGCCCGCTGCCCAACCAGGTCGGCAACTACGATCTGTCCGGCGTGATCAAGGCCGTGGTCTACATGAACCTGGACCTGCGCTACGGCTGGGACGGCTACTACGGCCAGTCGAGCTTCGCCTTCCCCTTCGACGACATGTGGTTCAACAACGTCGAGGTCTCGCGCTACAACGCGTACAAGACGGCCTTCTGCAACGGCCTGTCGGCCAACGGCTTCCTGACCACCTGCGGTGGCGGCACGACTCCGCCGCCGACCGGCGCGACGCTGCCCTCGGGCAACTACCAGCTGATCAACAAGAACAGCAACAAGTGCGTCGATGTCTCCTGCGGCAACACCGCGAACAACGCCAACATCGTGCAGTGGGATTGCATCGCCGGTGCGCAGAACCAGCAGTGGCAGTTCGTCGCGACCGACAGCGGCTTCTACCGCCTGACCGCGCGCCACTCGGGCAAGGTCATCGACATCGCGGGCGGCAATACCGCCAACGGCGCCAAGGCCATCCAGTGGGAGTACCTGGGCGGCGCCAACCAGCAGTGGAAACCCTTCGATGTGGGCGGTGGCTTCTACAAGTTCATCTCGCGTTCTTCCGGCCGTGCGCTGGAACTGCCCGGCTGCAACACCGCCAACGGCACCCAGCTGCAGCAGTGGGATGACCTGAACAACGCCTGCCAGTCCTTCCGCATCGCGCAGGTCACCGACACCGGGGGCGGCGGCGGTGGTGGCACGTCCACCAATGTGCCGGGTACCGTGACCAGCACCAGCTTCACCGGCAGCAAGAGCTTCACGGTGAATGTGACGGCAGCGGGCACTTACTACTTCCGCATCAACTACAGCGCCACCGCCAGCTCCAGGCTGATCACCACGAGCTTCAACGGCGCCAACAGCAACGCCGCGGTCAACAGTGGCTCGGGCACCGTGCAGAGCACCGACTTCGCGTCGGTCGCCGCCGGCTCCAAGACCCTGACGATCAATGCCGAGTCCGGCGTCACCATCACCAGCGTCGAGGCACTCAAGCGCTGAGGCCTCATCCCCCGCCCGTCTGCTTGCGGGCGGGCGCGGAAACCTACGGCCGGCTCCGCATGGAACCGGCCGTTTTCTTTACGCTGACCGGCGCATCGCCTTTGCTTCCCAGGGCACGGACGCTCCCAACGACAGGCGTAAGATCACGCCTCAGTCCGCTTGCATTCCGGAGTTCCGTGCATGGCTTCCACGGCCGCCAAACCTGCCTCGCCCGTCCTCAACCCCGCCGGCCCCCTGCATCTGCAGGACATCATCGCCGCCCTGGTGATGGACGGCCTGCTTGACCTGGAAGAGGCGAAGAAGCTGCGCGCTACCCTGCGCAGCGCCAAGTCGACCGACCTGCATCCGCTCGTGGCGATCGCCAGCGCGCGCATCCCCGACCGGCGCAACCCGGAACGTCCGCTCGCAATCGAACCCCTCACGCAGTGGCTGGCCGGCAAGCTCGAACTGCCCTATCTGAAGATCGACCCGATGAAGATCAACGTCGCGTCGGTCACCGAGGTGGTGAGCCTCGCCTACGCGCAGCGCCACCGCATCCTGCCGATCTCCGCCGATGCCAACGAGGTGGTGATCGCCTGCGCGGAGCCGCACGACAAGCGCTGGATCGCGGATCTCTCCGGCATGCTGCGCCGGCAGGTGCGCATGGTGTTTTCCAACCCGCTGGACATCAACCGCTACCGCATCGAGCTCTACCAGGTACAGCGCTCGGTGCTGCAGGCGCGCAAGAACGATCGCGAGGACGCGCAGAACCTGCTCAACCTCGAACAGCTCGTCGAGCTGGGCAAGAGCGGCGAACTCAATGCCGACAACCAGCACGTAGTGCACATCGTCGACTGGCTGCTGCAGTACGCCTTCGAGCAGCGCGCCTCGGACATCCACCTGGAACCGCGGCGCGATGCCGGTCGCATGCGTTTTCGCATCGACGGCGTGATGCACCAGGTCTTCGAGCTGCCGGCCTCCGTGCTCGCCGCCGTCACGGCGCGGATCAAGATCCTCGGGCGCATGGACGTCGCCGAGAAGCGTCGCCCGCAGGACGGCCGGATCAAGACGCGGCTCGCCAGCGGACGCGAACTCGAACTGCGTCTCTCGACCATGCCCACGGCCTTCGGCGAAAAGATCGTGATGCGGATCTTCGACCCGGACATCGTGGTGAAGGCCTTCTCGCAGCTGGGCTTCAACAACGAGGAAGAGGCCATCTGGCGCCGCATGGTCGAGCGCCCCAACGGCATCGTGCTGGTGACCGGCCCTACCGGTTCGGGCAAGACCACCACGCTCTACTCCACGCTCAAGCATCTCGCGCGCCCGGAGCTCAACGTCTGCACCGTGGAAGACCCGATCGAAATGGTCGCGCCGGAGTTCAACCAGATGCAGGTCCACACGGCGATCGACCTCACCTTCGCCGCCGGGGTACGAACCCTCTTGCGGCAAGACCCGGACATCATCATGGTCGGCGAAATCCGCGACCTCGAAACCGCGCAGATGGCCATCCAGGCCTCGCTCACAGGCCACCTGCTGCTCTCCACCCTGCACACCAACGACGCCCCGAGCGCGGTCACCCGCCTGCTCGATCTCGGCGTGCCGCACTACCTGGTCCAGTCGACGCTCACCGGCGTGGTCGCGCAGCGCCTGCTGCGCACGCTCTGCCCGCACTGCAAGGAACCCGGCGCGCTCGACCTCGACGCCTGGCGCGTCCTCGTCCACGGCTGGGATCTGCCCACGCCCGACAAGGTCATGGCGCCCGTCGGCTGCCTCGAATGCCGCAACACCGGCTTCCTCGGCCGCACCGGCATCTACGAGATGATGCGCATCACGCCGAAACTGCGCGCCCTGGTGAGCGAACAGTTCGACCTCGAAGCCTTCGGCCGCGCCGCCCTCACCGAAGGCATGCGCCCCCTGCGTCTCTCCGCCGCGCTCCAGGTCGCGCGTGGTGTCACCACGGTGACGGAGGCCTTGTCGGTACTGCCGAACGACGAGGCTTGATTTCGATCTAGTTCGCGCTGCCGCGCCGTGCCTGCGCCGGCACGGTGCAATGCCATACTCATGGCCTCCAATATCCCGGATGGAGTCATGGGCTTTCGGCAAAACCCTGTCTCATACAGCCTCGTCGCGGTATCGCTCGCGCTCTACGGAGTCAGCCTGGCGCTCCCCACGGCCGTTTGCGGCGACCTAAAGAGCTACCGTGGCTATGAGGTCTTGGAGATAGGCCTTTTTGGATTACTCACCCTCGATCCTCGATGGTTTGCAAATATCGGCTACGGCGTGATGGTCGTTTCGGCGTTACGCATAAGTTCAGACAAGGCTTGGATAGCCACGTTTTGGGCAGTGATTCTGGCGACCCCCACGCTCTTCATCCCGTTCCTGGGGTGCGCAGCAATGGATCACCCCGAATGGTCCGAAGCGCTCGGCCCGGGCGCGTATTTCTGGATCGCTGCGATCTGGGTCGCCGCGCTTGCGGTCCTGATAAGGCCGAGCTATCTCCCGGAATAGGTTGTGCGGGGCTCCGAGGGCCGGGGATCGTCTCCCGCCCGCCAGACCCCGGCAGCCAGGAACCTTCAGCCGAGCGCCCGCTCAGATCCGCCTTGCGCCACCCTGGAACACGAGACGCCCGCAGAACTCTCGAAGCTCGCGCAGCGACGACGGACGCTCCGTCCGGAGCACGCACAATTCACAGGCTGATAACGCCTGAAGCGCAAGCTCGCCGCGCTCCGTACTCAGGTGCTGCTCGCCCTCCCGGATCTCGACGGCGGTCTGCACAAGCGACTCGCCCATCCACCGCGCCGGCCCGGCCAGACGCACCGTCCCGCACAACACGCTGACCGAGTCTCCACGATTCATTTCCAGGTCGAGAGACTCCCCCTGCTGCAAGCTGAGAACCCGGCTCGTCACGCGGCTTGATGTTGTCTTTCCCATGTCTGCGCTCCTGCGATAGAGGTGCTCAGTCTGGGTTTTCGGAGAGAGGCAAAACAGGCACACGCTTGTCCGCAAAACACCAGAACAGAGACTCGCAACGAGGGCCTGTTCCGGTACACACTGCCCGCATCTGTATCTGTTGCGTGCCGCCCGTGGCGCGCGATCATCGATCGCATGCACACCACCAGCCTCTACCGCCAGCTTGCCGAGCACTACCTGCACGCGATCCGCAACGGCGCGCTGGCGCCGGGCGAGCGCATGCCTTCGGTGCGGGCGCTGATGCGCACGCACGAGGTCAGCCTCTCGACCGCGCTGCAGCTGTGTCGCCATCTGGAAGCGGAGGGCTGGCTGGAGGCGCGGCCGCGCTCGGGTTACTTCGTCCGGCGGCCGCGGCGCAACGCACTGCAACCCACGCGCGATCCGGCGGCGGGCGTGGGCGATGCGAGCGACTACCTCGGCATCCATCCGCATGTCTCCGCGATCCTCGCCCGCGCGCAGCGCGCCAATGTGCGCCTCAACCTCGCCTCGGCCATCTGCGCGCCCGAGCTCTACCCCACCGAGGCGCTCAACAAGGCCGCCCACAAGGCTCTGCGCGACGCACCGGACCTGCTCGCCCATCCGCCGCGGCACGACGGCGACCCGGGCCTGCGCAAGCAGGTCGCGCGACTCGCACTGGCACAAGGCATCCGCTGCGACGCCGACGAAGTGATCGTCACCAGCGGCTGCACCGAGGGCCTCAACCTCGCGCTGCGTGCCGTCACACAGCCAGGCGACACCGTCGCGGTGGAGTCACCCACGTACTTCGGTCTGCTGCAGGTGCTTGAAAGCCTGGGTCTGCGCGCGCTCGAAATCCCCACGCATCCGGTCACCGGCATCTCGCTCGAGGCCATGGAGTTCGCGCTCGACAGCCGCCCGGAGATCCGCGCCCTCGTGGTAATGCCCAACCTGCAGAACCCGCTGGGCAGCGTCATGCCGGACACATACAAGCAACGCCTGGTCGCGCTCTGCGAAGCGCGCAGCGTGGCGCTTATCGAGGACGACACCTACTCGCCACTCACTGCGCGCGAAGGCGCCCTCACCGCCGCCAAGACCTGGGACACCAGCGGCAACGTGATCCACTGCAACTCCTTCAACAAGGCGCTCGGCCCCGGCCTGCGCCTGGGCTGGATGCTCGCCGGCCGCTGGCATGCGCGGGCGCAGATGCTCAAGAACTCGCAGACGCGGCTTGCCGAGGAATGGTCGCAACGCACCGTCGCCGGCTTTCTCACTGGCATCAGTTACGAACGCTACCTGCGCAAGCTGCGCACCCAACTCGCCCAGCAACGTGCGCAGACCTCCGAGGCGATCGCGGAGTACTTCCCCGCCGGCACGCGGCTCTCGGTACCCGAGGGCGGCCTCACGCTGTGGGTGGAACTGCCGCAGGAATACCGCAGCGAGGCGCTCTTCGACGCGGCCTTGGCGGAAGGCATCCGGATTGCGCCGGGGGCGATCTTCTCGAACACGCGGCGCTTTGATCACTATGTGCGGATCAATTGTGGGTTGCCGTTTACGCAGGAGGTTGAGGAGGCAATTCGGAGGTTAGGGGAGTTGTTGGAGAGGCAGGTCTCGTAAGCTCTGCCCTAGCGGCGATCGTCGGAGGACGAACGTACGAGCTCTCATACCCGCCGCGCACTCTGCGCTTTCAGCCGTCTGCCACGCATGTCGCTGATGCGGACGTGCGTTGGCCGGGTTCCGCCCCGGCGGGCGGGTTACTTTCTTTGCTCGCGCTAAAGAAAGTAACCAAAGAAAGCGCGCCCCGCTGTGTCGCCGCACTACGTGCGGTCCCCTGTGCTACTCGGTCAGCCAGGATGGCTGCGCAACTCGCCCTTTTGGCGCTACGCGCCAACGGAGCTCGGACAGTGCTCGCCAGCGCGCGAATCGCGCGCAAACCTGGCAGACCTGCGTTGCTCGGCGACACAGAGGGAATGAACGGCGTCGCCGCTCGACCGCCGAGATGGCCAAACGTAGCCCCGTAGGGCGCCATGAGCGAAGCGAATCGCGCCGCATGGAGATGTGCGGAACGGTGCAATGCGCTTCGCTTATTGCACCCTACGTCTACTGCGCCCTCCGGGCTGCCGGCCGACCGCGAGCGGTTCCGCGGCGACGCCTTTGACCTTCCCTCCCCTCTGACCGCGCCGAGCAGCACAGGAAGCCAGAGGTACCGGGCGAAGCCCGGCGCGAGCACTGTCCGAGCTCCGTTGGCGCGCAGCGCCAAAAAGGGCGAGTTGCGCAGCGCTCTGGCTTCCGAGCAGCGCAGGGCACCGCAGCGAAGCTGCGGCGCGGGCAGCGGGGCGCGCTTTCTTTGCTTACTTTCTTTTGCGCGAGCAAAGAAAGTAAGACGCCCGCCGGGGCGGGACCCGGCCGAACCACGCTCGCAACCACAAGCACCCCATCCATCAGGACACGGTCTGCTGAAAAGCAAACGGCCTCGAAGCAATCAGCTCCGGGGCCGTCAGCAAAAGCCGTCGCGAACAGCAGTCGAACCGCTACTTCGCCTCCACCCTCATCTCCGCCGACCGCGCATGCGCCTGCAACCCTTCGCCATGCGCGAGAATCGAAGCCACCTTGCCCAGGCGCTGCGCGCCGGCCTTGCTCATGCGGATGAGCGAGGTGCGCTTCTGGAAGTCGTAGACGCCCAGCGGGGAGGAGAAGCGTGCGCTGCGCGAGGTGGGCAGCACGTGGTTGGGGCCGGCGCAGTAGTCGCCCAGCGCTTCGACCGACCAGTGGCCGGCGAAGATGGCGCCAGCGTGGCGGATCTTGGCGATCAGCGGGTCCGGCGCTTCGACGGCGAGTTCCAGGTGTTCCGGCGCGATGTGGTTGGCGATCTCGCAGGCTTCGTCCAGATCGCGCACGCGGATCAGTGCGCCGCGGTTCTTGAGCGAAGTGGCGATGGTCGCCGCGCGCGGCATGGTGGGCGTGAGGCGCGCGATCGCCTCTTCCACGCGCGCGAGGAAATCGGCATCGGGCGAGAGCAGGATGGATTGCGCGAGTTCGTCGTGCTCGGCCTGGGCGAAGAGGTCCATCGCGGTCCAGTCCGGGTCGCCGCTGCCGTCGGAGATCACCAGCACTTCGGAGGGGCCGGCCACCATGTCGATGCCGACGATGCCGAAGACACGGCGCTTGGCCGCGGCGACGTAGGCATTGCCCGGACCGGTGATCTTGTCGACCTGCGGAATCGTCTTGGTGCCGAAGGCGAGCGCGGCCACGGCTTGCGCGCCACCGATGGTGAAGACGCGATCCACGCCGCCCACCGCGGCGGCGGCGAGCACCAGGGGATTGCGTTCGCCGCGCGGCGTGGGTGTGACCATGATCAGCTCGCGCACGCCGGCCACCTTGGCGGGAATGGCGTTCATCAGCACCGAGCTGGGATAGCTCGCCTTGCCGCCGGGCACGTAGAGGCCGGCGCGATCCAGTGGCGTGACCTTCTGGCCCAGGCGGGTGCCGTCGGCTTCCTGGAATTCCCAGTCCTCGGCGCGTTGACGCTCGTGGTAGGCACGCACGCGCGCGGCGGCCTCCTCCAGCGCCTGGCGCTGTTCGGCCGGCAGGCTGTCCAGCGCGGCCTGGAGTTCGGACTTCGGCAGCTCGAGTTCGCTCATGCCCTTGGCGTCGAGCGCGTCGAAACGCTTGGTGTAGGCGAGCACCGCGGCGTCGCCTTCCAGGCGCACGGCGTTGAGGATCTCGCTGACCGCACGCTCGATGCTGTCGTCCTGCTCGGCCTCGAAGGCGAGCAGCTGGTCCAGGCGCGTGCGGAAGTCCGTGTCGCGGCTGTCGAGTCTGTGGATCAGGCTCATGGTTTCACCGCTCCGGCAAAGGCTTCGATGACGGGTTGCAGCAGCGCGTGCTTCATCTTGAGCGCGGCCTGGTTGACGATCAGGCGCGAGCTGATGTCGCAGATCTCTTCGACCTCGACCAGGTTGTTCGCGCGCAGCGTGCCGCCCGAACTCACCAGGTCGACGATCGCGTCAGCGAGCCCCACCAGCGGTGCGAGCTCCATCGAGCCATAGAGCTTGATGAGGTCCACATGCAT is a genomic window of Niveibacterium sp. SC-1 containing:
- a CDS encoding RICIN domain-containing protein, whose protein sequence is MSALKHFLAGVSLALAAATAVTPVSAASFAPANGKLFLIGQSNKAAWDNWVTIGGEPAGGSIYYEVKSAAFNKGLGNAPIHQQYADFISGKSGKFIQVGVSWKDNPPGWNGDDAVKVQASQAATAALANGTYLSNFDNLINYINAHGGTKFLLRLDYEVSRAFHCTDSSCSSYKNAFNRIATYIRGKNTAANVAFVYHPVRGEFDKLYPGDANVDWIGLSTFNHELCMPIYNQTQYLYNGTPGVGFDTAANKCKGYILVRDANGNNNAQPYNFDYDFNVLAMVKFSKDHGKPMIYSESSPMNFQQGQNSNGTDSDALAATWANRYFALMNYNGPLPNQVGNYDLSGVIKAVVYMNLDLRYGWDGYYGQSSFAFPFDDMWFNNVEVSRYNAYKTAFCNGLSANGFLTTCGGGTTPPPTGATLPSGNYQLINKNSNKCVDVSCGNTANNANIVQWDCIAGAQNQQWQFVATDSGFYRLTARHSGKVIDIAGGNTANGAKAIQWEYLGGANQQWKPFDVGGGFYKFISRSSGRALELPGCNTANGTQLQQWDDLNNACQSFRIAQVTDTGGGGGGGTSTNVPGTVTSTSFTGSKSFTVNVTAAGTYYFRINYSATASSRLITTSFNGANSNAAVNSGSGTVQSTDFASVAAGSKTLTINAESGVTITSVEALKR
- a CDS encoding GspE/PulE family protein, which gives rise to MASTAAKPASPVLNPAGPLHLQDIIAALVMDGLLDLEEAKKLRATLRSAKSTDLHPLVAIASARIPDRRNPERPLAIEPLTQWLAGKLELPYLKIDPMKINVASVTEVVSLAYAQRHRILPISADANEVVIACAEPHDKRWIADLSGMLRRQVRMVFSNPLDINRYRIELYQVQRSVLQARKNDREDAQNLLNLEQLVELGKSGELNADNQHVVHIVDWLLQYAFEQRASDIHLEPRRDAGRMRFRIDGVMHQVFELPASVLAAVTARIKILGRMDVAEKRRPQDGRIKTRLASGRELELRLSTMPTAFGEKIVMRIFDPDIVVKAFSQLGFNNEEEAIWRRMVERPNGIVLVTGPTGSGKTTTLYSTLKHLARPELNVCTVEDPIEMVAPEFNQMQVHTAIDLTFAAGVRTLLRQDPDIIMVGEIRDLETAQMAIQASLTGHLLLSTLHTNDAPSAVTRLLDLGVPHYLVQSTLTGVVAQRLLRTLCPHCKEPGALDLDAWRVLVHGWDLPTPDKVMAPVGCLECRNTGFLGRTGIYEMMRITPKLRALVSEQFDLEAFGRAALTEGMRPLRLSAALQVARGVTTVTEALSVLPNDEA
- a CDS encoding PLP-dependent aminotransferase family protein: MHTTSLYRQLAEHYLHAIRNGALAPGERMPSVRALMRTHEVSLSTALQLCRHLEAEGWLEARPRSGYFVRRPRRNALQPTRDPAAGVGDASDYLGIHPHVSAILARAQRANVRLNLASAICAPELYPTEALNKAAHKALRDAPDLLAHPPRHDGDPGLRKQVARLALAQGIRCDADEVIVTSGCTEGLNLALRAVTQPGDTVAVESPTYFGLLQVLESLGLRALEIPTHPVTGISLEAMEFALDSRPEIRALVVMPNLQNPLGSVMPDTYKQRLVALCEARSVALIEDDTYSPLTAREGALTAAKTWDTSGNVIHCNSFNKALGPGLRLGWMLAGRWHARAQMLKNSQTRLAEEWSQRTVAGFLTGISYERYLRKLRTQLAQQRAQTSEAIAEYFPAGTRLSVPEGGLTLWVELPQEYRSEALFDAALAEGIRIAPGAIFSNTRRFDHYVRINCGLPFTQEVEEAIRRLGELLERQVS
- the hisD gene encoding histidinol dehydrogenase; translated protein: MSLIHRLDSRDTDFRTRLDQLLAFEAEQDDSIERAVSEILNAVRLEGDAAVLAYTKRFDALDAKGMSELELPKSELQAALDSLPAEQRQALEEAAARVRAYHERQRAEDWEFQEADGTRLGQKVTPLDRAGLYVPGGKASYPSSVLMNAIPAKVAGVRELIMVTPTPRGERNPLVLAAAAVGGVDRVFTIGGAQAVAALAFGTKTIPQVDKITGPGNAYVAAAKRRVFGIVGIDMVAGPSEVLVISDGSGDPDWTAMDLFAQAEHDELAQSILLSPDADFLARVEEAIARLTPTMPRAATIATSLKNRGALIRVRDLDEACEIANHIAPEHLELAVEAPDPLIAKIRHAGAIFAGHWSVEALGDYCAGPNHVLPTSRSARFSSPLGVYDFQKRTSLIRMSKAGAQRLGKVASILAHGEGLQAHARSAEMRVEAK